From Gadus macrocephalus chromosome 16, ASM3116895v1:
acgggcagctagcggatcgtgaggaaaaaGCAGATGAATGTGATACTTTATGTTTCAATCAGAATGGCGGACACAACCTTTAAGGGGAATAGAGCACTGTGTAGGGGTTCTGGCCGACTCACTCCTCCTGGTCCTCTCCCGACTCGCTGTCACTGCCAAACAGCGTCTTCTCGTCCTTGGTCTTGGCAGGACCGTCCTCGTCCTCGCTGTCGGACCCCAGCTCCCTCAGCTTGGCTGCCATTTTGCGGTCCGGACCCTCGGAGTCCGAGTTCTCCTCGTCGGACACGGCTCTGCTGCGCTTCACTGGAGGGGGTCAGAAGCGCTTCGTTCAGAACAGCTTTCCATACGGAATCAACCTCTGCACCCCGTGAGCACATCAATAGACAGTCCATCTATAGGGACATGAATGGAGACGGTGGTGTGATGGGCGGCTGATGCTCTGGTCTCACCTGGTGTAGGAGTGTCGTCGTCCTCGCTGTCTGAGAGGACggccttcttcctcttcactacgcacaaacacacagacagagacacacacacaccaatgtagTTTTGCTGGGAAGCTGGTTGATCTTCATGGAAGATCCttgttgtgttttgtgattCCTACTGAGTTATACGAGGAGTAGAACCACTACCTCTGGACAATAAATCAACATTAATATCAATCCttataatgtttgttttttatatacCGGTACATCAGTCACTGACTCGCCACACTGTCCGAGTCAGTGCAATGTGTGCAGGCAGTAGGTGATGACGTACTGCATCACTAAATATATGATGCATATAATACTGGGCTTCAAGAAGCTAATGATTGTCATGCTGGACGCGCTacctgggtaaaaaaaaaaatccccaaatATCCCTCCCTCAGCTCTACTCTCTCTCCAGAAGTTGTTTACACATTTGTCATTTTATTTATCAACGTTCAGTAAACTACCTCTAAAATGTTTGAGAGACCTTCGAAATCATGTATTTAATTGGATGGGAATCaagcattattattttattttatttatttagcgtATAACGCAAGCCatgtttgttttattgaaaGTTTGTCACACATTCTttctaataataaataattgtatattataaaCCAGAATCAACCTTATGATTTCTTTAGGGTTCGGTCCTATGGAGAATGCTCTTAATTTAGCAATATTATTTTTATGATAAAATATATGGTGATAATTATTATCTAAAGCCATCAATATAAAATGGCACATTATGATATCATTTATGACCATATCGTTGCTGAAGAGGGCAAGAGGCAGTTAGCCAGTCTCCCCAATGAGCTTAAAGAGTTTCCCGACCAATGCACTAATTAAGTTGTGACACTATTTTTGGTTCAAGCTAAGGGTTTGACCCTGCAGTGTTAGTGCCTAGCTCTACAGTACCTGTTCCAGCGTCTTCATCATGGCTATCTTCTGTCCGTTTCGCCTTCTCCTCTTCGTTGTCAGCCTTCCGTTCCTCCCCCGCCTCATCCTCGCTGTCCGACATCATCACTGCCTTCCACTTCGCCCCGTCGGCCTCTGCTCCCTGCGTCCCGAcagcccccgcctcctcctcttcatcgtcgTCTGAGTGCAGGGCGGCAATCTTCTTCCTCGCAGGTGTGCTGCCGTCTGGTTTTCCACCTGCGTTAGGGGTGGAGctcggggaagaggaggggctgTGTTTGGCACGGGGAGgggtcctcctgtcctcctcactTCCTCGGCTCTTCAAAGCGGAGTCTTCCTCATCGCTGTCCGCGGGCCTGGGCCGCTCTACCTCGGAGTCACCGTTGTTTCCACGGTTACGCCCAGGGGCCTCTACCTCGGAGTCACTGTTGTTTCCACGGTTACGCCCAGGGGCCTCTACCTCGGAGTCACTGTTGTTCCCACGGTTACGCCCAGGGGCCTCTACCTCGGAGTCACTGTTGTTTCCACGGTTACGCCCAGGGGCCTCTACCTCGGAGTCACTGTTGTTTCCACGGTTACGCCCGGGGGCCTCTACGTCGGAGTCACTGTTGTTTCCACGGTTACGCCCAGGGGCCTCTACCTCGGAGTCGCTGTTGTTTCCACGGTTACGCCCGGGGGCCTCTACGTCGGAGTCACTGTTGTTTCCACGGTTACGCCCGGGGGCCTCTACGTCCGAGTCACTGTTGTTTCCACGGTTACGCCCGGGGGCCTCTACGTCTGAGTCGCTGTTGTTGCCAGAGTTACGCCGAGGGGCTTCTCCCTCGGAGTCACTGTTGTTTCCACGGTTACGCCCAGGGACCTCTCCCTCCGAGTCGCTGTGGCCCCTTGCCGGGCCCTCGTTGTCGGAGCCACTGGCCGGGCCGCTGGTCTCCATGGGATGGGGGCcgtcctcaccctcactgccGTCGTCCTGAACCATAACAGAGCAGCAAAACGGCGTGTTGATATAGTGAGCAGTGTACAAACAGTAAGGGAAGAGTATATCGTGAGGGgagtaataatgataataataatacatttaatttagaggcgcctttcaagacacccaaggtcttGAAAGTGTTAGGCCGTAGGTAGGCCTGTCAACTAGTTTAGTATTAATTTGATGAAGGCAGGTAGTAGCATGGGGTTATGGGGGTCGTGGTCTTCATCACCATTTATGTTGAAAATCTATCTGACGTGACTCCGCTGCAATCATGTTCACGGACAAGGTAATGTACCAAAGTTGTATTCACGATACGTTTCAATAATCTTAATTCAAGTATCCGAAAAAACGTACCTTACTAACTTGAGAGGAGTCGGGACGCGAACCGCTGATAGCAGCAGACAAATACATCCAGTGTGCTGTTCTAAGGTAATGCAACAACTACTAAAACATACACACCTCTACAATAAAGAAAGATGCAGACATGATGACCTGTGAACCAACCTCTGAATTATGTTTTGTGGGCATCGCCTGCTCATCTTCTGATGCTGGGTGTTCGTCTTGTACAGGTGTACCACCGCCATCAtctgcaaacacacgcaccacatcaataacaaacacacaaacacaaaatatacaatatagacaATATAAGAGTATTATCGTCACTCTATACAAGTGAGTATTTCATTGAGCACATATACAGGAGAGTATTTTCCTGAGTATATAAAAGAGCATTTTAGTGAGTCTATATAACTTTATAATGCGTATTTTATCGATTACAAATATAACTTAATAGGAGAGTATTATAGTGAGTTTCAGACCATATAGTAGAGTACTTTAGTGTGTCACGTTATAAGGAAACAAAGCGTCTTACCGGAGCGGCTGGCGGATACAACGTCGTCGTCCTCTCCGTCCATCTGTTTTATTGTTGTTCGGATTATTTATGATGCCCGCGTTATATACTTATCTTTAATAAACACGATACCTTAGTAGGTGTCGTGCTGGGTTAAAGCCAGCTCGAATATGTACTTATGAAATAGAAACTATGCGGTGTTGATCACTGCCATCAAAATGGCAGCGCGGCCTTGATATGCGCATGCTCCCTGTTGCTGTCGCGTGCTAGTGGCGTCATTGCAGGTCGAAACCTggctattttttatttattgatacttaaaacgttattttttattaatttatttatttttaagagtTAAAGGAAAGTAATACTTTGGGTAAAGAATAATACCATCGTCTTCTGCTTTATTTTCTCGATTATTTTGACTTCCGTTTATGCTGTGACCTCATTATCACGCGACGTCATCTCTGAGGAGCACGTTTTTGAGAGTTGTGATCAGATCAGTAAgttaagttattattattagttagaTTGTCATGGGAGAGAAGAGCCGGCTGTGCCGGGTGTGGGTGGGCGCGGAGACGGGGATTCTGAAGGGGATCAGCCCGGCAAAGAAACAAGCCTTTAACTTTTCCGAGACGAGCAGCCTGAGCCGAGACCAGGAGGTTCGGGTGCTGTGCTGGGGAGACCCTGCCGAGACGGAAGTGCTAGTGGGCTCCGTGAACGGGACCGTGCGGACGTTCAGCACCGAAAAGGGGGTCTTTACGGAGACCAGGCAGTGTGGGGACGCTGATCAGGGGTTCTTCACCGGGCTGGCGGTGGCGGACTGCGGCCTGGTGACATGCGTGGAGACGGGCCGGCTGCgtgtgtggagggaggagagcagCAGCCCCGTCGTTGACATCGACGCGGGGAAGAACGTGTGTCGTATGCGACAGAACGCTGCGCAGAAGAACCGAGTCGCCACGGGTGGAAAGGAGAACGGGCTGAAGATCTGGGACCTGGAGAGACCTGACACGCCGGTGTTCACAGCGAAGAACCTGCGGGACGATTGGCTCGACCTGAAGCAGCCAGAGTGGCTTCGGGACGCCGCGTTCCTCCCGGACTCCGACAAGATAGTGACGTGCACGGGGCATCACCAGGTCAGCAGCACCATTACTTTAATATCttgagaaatatatatattagtgtgtacaaatatctatatatatagtgtgtacAAATATCTATAAGGGTCAAAGATATTCCAACGTGGTGTCTCCATTAAAATATATATCCTACTGGGACTTGGTGGAAACATACAACTATCCTATTTATTTAACGATGGATTCAAAATGTATCCTCTGTTTACTTGATGTGGGTGTCCCATGGAAGCCCTTGTTTTGACCGTgtttcttcgtgtgtgtgttggatccAGGTGCGTGTGTACGACCCTTCCACCCCTCAGCGCAGGCCCGTTTTGGAGGTCCGCTACGGGGAGTACCCTCTCACCTGCCTGTCTCTGGTGGCCGGGGCGCAGTCGGTAGTGGTGGGCAACACCCACGGCAGCCTTGCGGTGCTGGACCTCAGGAAGGGGCTGGTGCGAGGTTGTCTAAAGGGGCTGCAGGGGGGGGTTCGGGGGCTGCAGTGCCACCCCACCCTGCCCCTGGTGGCCTCCTGCGGCCTGGATCGCTTCCTGCGCATCCACAGCCTGGAGACGCGTGCGCTGGAGCACAAAGTGTACCTCAAGTCCAGACTCAACTGCCTCCTGCTGTCCAGCGGAGCGCTCGGGGAGGAGGTCGGGGGGGacgtggaggaggtgaaggaggaggaggatgaggtgtgGCAGAgcatggagaaggtggaggagaagagcaaGCGAAAagccccagaggaggaggaggtagaggaggaggaggaggcggtagAGGTGGAAGTGACGCAGGTGACCAAcagtaagaagaagaagaagaagaaaggccAGAAGTGATGTTGGTCAGAGGCTTCATGTTCTCCATGGCGAGGATCAATGAACCCGGTTGGATAGCAGCACCCAGCCCTGCACCCCAGGAGAGGGCCCCTTATTGGCCAGCAGCTGGTTTCTTTTGGACATTGAGGCGATGCGTCTGCTTGTATGCTCTGTTGTCGATAAAGTTTTAGAAGATATTTTCTCTAACCGAGTGTCTTTTCAGGTGTTTGTTGGAAGTGCATCAGTAAACAGGACAAGTGTTTTAGATCCGAGTCTGGATGTGTATTTTGATCAAGTTTGGATCACGATACAAACTGGGAATTAGTTTAACAGACGGGGGAAATATGAACATATGTTTTATTAAGCCGTTTTTTCAAAGAAATGTATTAACCATCCAAAGTACACTAAAATGTGCTGTTTTATGTTATTGTGGTTTTAGGAAAACAAAGACCAACTGAAGGTCTGTCGATCTTGCATACGTAACAGTGGTTATATATTCATGGTTCAGTCTGGCTTGAAATATAAGGACATCTTCAACAATGCTTCACAGATTAAACACAATAAATATGAACCTCATGGAAGCTGTCGAGCCTGTCTCTACCACTAACCCTTGACCAAGCCGCACTCAACTTCCAttggttcattaaaaaaaaagacatgttACATGAAAGCACATTCTCTTACTTAACCTGCATTTGTAACATTTAAGACCTGTAGTGACTCATCCAAACTAGATATATTTAGTTATGGTAATTTCCCTTTCAAAGGTTTGAGTTAATGGGAAATGTGCACTTACTCTTTACCTGAAGCCACATTTCTGTGCTAGTAACAGCCCACTAAGGATGCTCAATATTGGATTAATGGTTTTTAGATTTCTTTCATTTATAGAATTTCAACAAAACGGGTGGGAATTTCCTAGACAAGGATCAATAAAGATCTTGGAATTTACTATACTTCTATAGTACAGTATAAAGCAACTATAGTCCTGCTGCCATAATCAAGGACCAGGTCTTGGACAGGCATCAATTATTTCAGGGTCCCGCCAATTACATAATGATTTGGCCATTCGGCAGGTAAAACCGTTACGGCTAACATTAAAACAAGCTTTGCGGGTAGATTATCCACCCGGGTAGgtaaaaataagaaaagggAATTTTTTTGACCATTAGTAgttaatgaatacatttaagGTAAAGTGGTGTAAATCCATGCAGCAGGTTAAGGTAACTCTACTATCCCACAATCAGCTTGACAAGAAGACCCCTTCAGGCTTATAAAGGTCCTACAGGTGAGTCTTAACGAGGTACTAAGGGTGAATCTTAACGAGGTGCTAGAGCTGAGGTTTGGATGTCTGACAAGTGTGCGACAATGTTTAATTCCAGCAGAATTTAGGCCTGCCTTGACTTTgctattctctctcctcctcctctctctcctcctctccacgtCTGAAGTGGCGTCTGTTCAGTCTGTCAGGCTGATTGGACGCCATGTTGCTGAAGTCCCGGAAGATGTCTTGAAACGTCTCGTCATCACCTAACACAACCCATGTTATAAAACATACAAAAGATGTGTTGTTGAGTATAGAGTGTAGCATTGGTTGTGGGCGGTTCTGTGTAGTAGTGCGTGTTGTGTTACCCAGTGCTCCAAACACGCCCTCTGAGTCTCTCATCTCTTCGTTCATCCGAGCCATTCGAAGCCTAACCAATCAAAACAACCACGATCAATTCATCTGATCAATAAACAATGATCAACACATGTGATCAATAAATCACAATCAATCAGAATCAATACATTTGATATTACATGAGATGACTCACAGGGTAACGATGTCAGCGTGTGCTGTTTCCACGGCGATGGCCAGTGGGTCCTGGCCCCTCTCGTCTGCTGCATATTGATTGGCTCCTCGCTTCAGGAGCAAACACACCTGTCTGGAACCAACCAATAGGAGCTCCCTtagcacacacacctgtctgcaTCGACTAATAGGAGctcactaacgcacacacacctgtctgcaTCGACTAATAGGAGctcacctaacacacacacctgtctggaTAAATACACCAATAGGAGCAaccaatagtgtgtgtgtgtgtgtgtgtgtgtgtgtgtgtgtgtgtgtgtgtgtgtgtgtgtgtgtgtgtgtgtgtgtgtgtgt
This genomic window contains:
- the LOC132474913 gene encoding protein IWS1 homolog isoform X2: MDGEDDDVVSASRSDDGGGTPVQDEHPASEDEQAMPTKHNSEDDGSEGEDGPHPMETSGPASGSDNEGPARGHSDSEGEVPGRNRGNNSDSEGEAPRRNSGNNSDSDVEAPGRNRGNNSDSDVEAPGRNRGNNSDSDVEAPGRNRGNNSDSEVEAPGRNRGNNSDSDVEAPGRNRGNNSDSEVEAPGRNRGNNSDSEVEAPGRNRGNNSDSEVEAPGRNRGNNSDSEVEAPGRNRGNNGDSEVERPRPADSDEEDSALKSRGSEEDRRTPPRAKHSPSSSPSSTPNAGGKPDGSTPARKKIAALHSDDDEEEEAGAVGTQGAEADGAKWKAVMMSDSEDEAGEERKADNEEEKAKRTEDSHDEDAGTVKRKKAVLSDSEDDDTPTPVKRSRAVSDEENSDSEGPDRKMAAKLRELGSDSEDEDGPAKTKDEKTLFGSDSESGEDQEEKMIADIFGESGDEEEEEFTGFNQEELEGQQKVENQPAEEDSDSDEGVDRSGKDTSMMSDFDIMLARKKAAGGKRRRNRDGGTFISDADDVVSAMIIKMNEAAEEDRTLNAQKKPALKKLTLLPAVVTHLKKQDLKETFIDSGVMTAIKEWIGPLPDKSLPALRIRGELLKILHELPSVSQETLKHSGIGRAVMFLYKHPKESRPNKDLALKLINEWSRPIFGLTSNYKGMTREERQQRDLDQQMPQKRGLSSGGQTPRRDLEKQLTGEEKALRPGEPGFCARARVPMPSNKDYVVRPKWNIEMESSRSGFKKGVSRLEKHKRRFAEQKKRGRLQGAIKISVQGNHMPL
- the LOC132474913 gene encoding protein IWS1 homolog isoform X1, which gives rise to MDGEDDDVVSASRSDDGGGTPVQDEHPASEDEQAMPTKHNSEDDGSEGEDGPHPMETSGPASGSDNEGPARGHSDSEGEVPGRNRGNNSDSEGEAPRRNSGNNSDSDVEAPGRNRGNNSDSDVEAPGRNRGNNSDSDVEAPGRNRGNNSDSEVEAPGRNRGNNSDSDVEAPGRNRGNNSDSEVEAPGRNRGNNSDSEVEAPGRNRGNNSDSEVEAPGRNRGNNSDSEVEAPGRNRGNNGDSEVERPRPADSDEEDSALKSRGSEEDRRTPPRAKHSPSSSPSSTPNAGGKPDGSTPARKKIAALHSDDDEEEEAGAVGTQGAEADGAKWKAVMMSDSEDEAGEERKADNEEEKAKRTEDSHDEDAGTVKRKKAVLSDSEDDDTPTPVKRSRAVSDEENSDSEGPDRKMAAKLRELGSDSEDEDGPAKTKDEKTLFGSDSESGEDQEEKMIADIFGESGDEEEEEFTGFNQEELEGQQKVENQPAEEDSDSDEGVDRSGKDTSMMSDFDIMLARKKAAGGKRRRNRDGGTFISDADDVVSAMIIKMNEAAEEDRTLNAQKKPALKKLTLLPAVVTHLKKQDLKETFIDSGVMTAIKEWIGPLPDKSLPALRIRGELLKILHELPSVSQETLKHSGIGRAVMFLYKHPKESRPNKDLALKLINEWSRPIFGLTSNYKGMTREERQQRDLDQQMPQKRGLSQAHKEVKASEPDVFSPTTSSGGQTPRRDLEKQLTGEEKALRPGEPGFCARARVPMPSNKDYVVRPKWNIEMESSRSGFKKGVSRLEKHKRRFAEQKKRGRLQGAIKISVQGNHMPL
- the wdr74 gene encoding WD repeat-containing protein 74, whose translation is MGEKSRLCRVWVGAETGILKGISPAKKQAFNFSETSSLSRDQEVRVLCWGDPAETEVLVGSVNGTVRTFSTEKGVFTETRQCGDADQGFFTGLAVADCGLVTCVETGRLRVWREESSSPVVDIDAGKNVCRMRQNAAQKNRVATGGKENGLKIWDLERPDTPVFTAKNLRDDWLDLKQPEWLRDAAFLPDSDKIVTCTGHHQVRVYDPSTPQRRPVLEVRYGEYPLTCLSLVAGAQSVVVGNTHGSLAVLDLRKGLVRGCLKGLQGGVRGLQCHPTLPLVASCGLDRFLRIHSLETRALEHKVYLKSRLNCLLLSSGALGEEVGGDVEEVKEEEDEVWQSMEKVEEKSKRKAPEEEEVEEEEEAVEVEVTQVTNSKKKKKKKGQK